From the genome of Dermacentor variabilis isolate Ectoservices unplaced genomic scaffold, ASM5094787v1 scaffold_14, whole genome shotgun sequence, one region includes:
- the LOC142567804 gene encoding uncharacterized protein LOC142567804: MFSASKVLSAPGRGAAKASASSNDYRVVLPRLPSGKLVVDSVFLHADLSGRPYRAQDFRDALRNVIDLKEISSIGQFQMSHVWMVTCKSGITKSKLVACGELSVKGRRCVVIDPEPTEVQMKLLWLPERLEDDYIRDALQAYGKVKSISAESWRVSEMEQMRTLNRDVVLTLADGVSVGDVPHLLPVCGVQSLVLIPGRPPLCLRCNRVGHIRRNCRTPRCETCRRFGHTSEECVVTYADKLRHRTKPPDESLQEHIMGITEVLDATGDVPSSAETRCASKAPLPVKDSHNGIAELPVKKESSEEKDDQPKQQPKGAPATTEPAAAQQANEGAGDDSPDAPKRLDTEAQAEAQFESHSYSHSESYPECRSEAHTNAESMAYSKAYSKAYSTAHDGSIKRM, encoded by the exons ATGTTCTCCGCTTCAAAGGTTTTATCGGCCCCTGGCCGAGGTGCTGCTAAGGCTTCAGCCAGCAGCAATGACTACCGTGTTGTGTTACCCCGTCTTCCTAGCGGTaagctggttgtggactccgttttcctgcatgctgacttaagtggtcgaccgtacagagcccaagacttcagagacgcccttcggaacgttattgacctgaaggaaataagttccatcggacaatttcagatgtcgcacgtGTGGATGGTGACGTGCAAATCAGGGATCACAAAATCAAAGCTAGTCGCATGCGGGGAATTATCCGTAAAAGGTAGACGCTGCGTCGTCATTGATCCTGAGCCCACGGAAGTTCAAATGAAGCTTTTGTGGCTTCCTGAGCGTTTGGAAGATGACTACATTCGAGATGCGCTTCAGGCTTACGGGAAAGTCAAGTCTAtatcagcagaaagctggagaGTATCGGAGATGGAACAAATGCGTACGCTAAATCGGGACGTGGTGTTGACTCTTGCCGATGGAGTGAGCGTGGGGGACGTTCCACATCTACTACCTGTTTGTGGAGTGCAGAGTCTCGTATTAATTCCAGGCCGGCCCCCACTTTGTCTGCGCTGTAACAGGGTGGGGCACATTCGTCGAAACTGCAGAACCCCGCGTTGTGAAACCTGCCGACGCTTTGGTCACACATCTGAAGAATGTGTCGTAACATACGCCGATAAGTTACGACACAGAACAAAGCCTCCGGAtgaaagcttgcaagaacacataATGGGCATTACGGAGGTTCTTGACGCGACGGGAGACGTTCCCTCTTCCGCGGAGACCCGCTGTGCCAGTAAGGCCCCTCTGCCTGTTAAAGACAGTCACAATGGCATCGCAGAACTGCccgtgaaaaaagaaagtagcgAAGAGAAAGATGACCAACCGAAGCAACAACCCAAAGGAGCACCCGCTACCACAGAGCCAGCTGCTGCCCAGCAAGCGAATGAGGGAGCCGGAGACGACTCACCTGATGCACCCAAGCGTCTCGACAC CGAGGCGCAGGCCGAGGCCCAGTTCGAGTCCCACTCCTATTCCCACTCCGAGTCCTACCCTGAGTGCCGCTCCGAGGCCCACACCAATGCCGAGTCCATGGCCTATTCCAAAGCCTACTCCAAGGCCTACTCCACCGCCCACGACGGTTCCATCAAAAGGATGTAA